The following are encoded together in the Candidatus Latescibacterota bacterium genome:
- a CDS encoding M28 family peptidase, translated as MIRNLSTELSSGVSRSRFCLRETDCLEIVDTLTVWLEKYTGAIAEIDPFTIENSSYSSGAITVSGYNIIVNIDTSPYSSDVFLLTAHYDAIGSRSDGWREEWDEAPAPGANDNASGVAAVIEAAGILSKLELPFDLRVILFSGEELDKLGSYDYVEEKCDDDCATRILGVINLDMLGYSGDGRGVTVMSDEYSGWMASLALEAAEEIVPELPARLIKPGPWNWDHASFWAATGVQISAITLSEPLGETGTIIYPHYHTVRDTLGHVDIGQVVGITNIVTGFLADLADSPPELAMFDTDIVYYVDGIEKAFKRFQEGESIDAVIKVRNKGGADSPGEEVFLTINHESTEGTKTLYSDYVDIPGVLRTTEVSLFLDESIVKPGGNILRARISSTPVGDDPENDSAVSVFTIEGEHGGLLNHYFMPNPVDREFSEAMFCIDLASEADLKIKIYTLEGTLVSAGVIGDSYGVALDPGYSCHSCGELFPDIGNLASGIYVYRVLVFPRNGIRSDYRGRFAIVN; from the coding sequence ATGATACGAAATCTTTCGACTGAACTGTCATCAGGTGTTTCGCGTTCGAGATTCTGCCTTCGAGAAACTGATTGTCTTGAGATAGTGGATACGCTTACGGTCTGGCTTGAGAAGTATACAGGCGCAATAGCAGAAATCGATCCTTTTACTATTGAGAATTCTTCATATTCATCCGGTGCTATAACTGTATCTGGATACAACATAATCGTAAATATCGATACATCCCCTTACAGTTCAGATGTTTTTCTGCTTACGGCACACTATGACGCAATCGGCAGCAGGTCGGATGGATGGCGGGAAGAGTGGGATGAAGCACCGGCACCCGGAGCGAACGACAACGCATCTGGTGTAGCCGCGGTGATCGAAGCAGCTGGTATCCTTTCAAAGCTCGAACTTCCATTTGACCTTCGCGTGATTCTCTTCTCGGGAGAGGAACTGGATAAACTTGGCAGTTACGATTATGTAGAAGAGAAATGTGATGATGACTGCGCGACCAGGATCCTGGGAGTGATCAATCTTGATATGCTCGGTTATTCCGGGGATGGAAGAGGTGTCACGGTCATGTCGGATGAATATTCGGGATGGATGGCATCGCTGGCCCTGGAAGCCGCTGAAGAGATCGTCCCTGAACTTCCAGCCAGATTAATAAAGCCTGGACCATGGAACTGGGATCATGCTTCTTTCTGGGCGGCTACCGGCGTGCAGATCAGCGCGATCACACTCTCGGAGCCTCTAGGAGAGACCGGTACTATTATATATCCACACTATCACACTGTCAGGGATACACTTGGTCATGTAGATATTGGACAGGTAGTCGGTATTACGAATATTGTGACAGGATTTTTAGCCGATCTGGCTGACAGTCCTCCGGAATTGGCTATGTTTGATACCGACATCGTATATTATGTTGATGGGATTGAAAAAGCTTTTAAACGATTTCAAGAAGGAGAATCGATAGATGCGGTGATAAAGGTAAGGAACAAGGGAGGGGCAGATTCCCCGGGAGAAGAAGTGTTTCTGACAATCAATCATGAATCTACCGAGGGTACGAAAACCCTTTACTCTGATTACGTCGATATCCCAGGAGTCCTCAGGACGACTGAGGTCTCTCTTTTTCTTGATGAAAGCATCGTTAAACCAGGGGGGAATATTCTTAGAGCAAGAATCTCAAGTACGCCTGTGGGAGATGATCCTGAGAATGATTCGGCTGTATCGGTGTTCACGATAGAAGGTGAGCATGGTGGCCTGCTCAATCATTATTTTATGCCCAATCCTGTTGACCGCGAATTCAGCGAAGCTATGTTCTGTATAGATCTGGCATCCGAGGCGGACCTTAAGATCAAGATTTACACCCTGGAGGGAACCCTTGTGTCTGCCGGTGTAATAGGAGACTCTTACGGAGTAGCGCTGGATCCTGGGTACAGCTGTCATAGTTGCGGCGAACTATTCCCAGATATCGGAAATCTTGCTTCAGGAATCTATGTCTATCGGGTTTTAGTGTTTCCCAGAAATGGTATTCGTTCGGATTATCGAGGGCGTTTTGCCATAGTAAATTAA
- the recN gene encoding DNA repair protein RecN, producing MLQELRIRDLAVVEDVTITFSDGLNVMTGATGAGKSIILTAVDLLSGSRGNRALLRKGAETLVVEGLFSVLPGWSLRGETGMSEDEATLSIRREISNSGKSRIWINGRTATNNLARLLTSSLLELHGQRRRQELLNPSNHLRYLDLAGDYYDLIENVELLSIKFRKSWLRLRELNEEAVKNREQEDYFRFQLTELKALQLEEGIDQKLESRIKKIENIQRFNTSLEKSIQSLAEEDGSVIDRLFSVEKEMDYLGRLDPGFQEISSKLADIRISLQEISRDLEKESADEELPGDPHELQQHLASIQRVERKYGLDNNGLIQKRDELERILASLKEGSSDTLSVRGELDEIKVLLIPALEALSRSRKEFASKLDDTVSAELNELGMEGAVFRTRVDRREIKAFLNDFDELDLSTGGWDDVEFIIRTNVGEDIHPLADVASGGELSRVTLVLKNLLVREKSIPTLVFDEVDSGLGADLGKVIAEKMKELSTNFQIICITHLPQVAAAGEQHVLISKEVRNGRTSSSARVLSRNERKIELSRMLGGSAGLSEKLASELLNYGKSARSSAG from the coding sequence ATGCTTCAGGAATTGAGAATAAGGGATCTTGCAGTCGTCGAAGACGTCACCATTACATTTTCTGACGGGCTGAATGTCATGACCGGCGCGACCGGCGCCGGGAAGTCAATAATACTTACAGCCGTTGATCTGCTATCGGGTAGCCGGGGCAACAGGGCCCTTCTGAGGAAGGGGGCCGAGACCCTCGTGGTGGAAGGGCTGTTCTCCGTACTCCCGGGTTGGTCACTCAGGGGTGAGACCGGGATGTCGGAGGATGAAGCGACGTTGTCGATCCGAAGGGAGATCAGCAACTCCGGGAAAAGCAGGATATGGATAAATGGAAGAACCGCGACCAATAACCTCGCGCGTCTATTGACATCATCACTATTGGAACTTCATGGACAGCGTCGGCGGCAGGAACTCCTGAATCCTTCAAATCATCTTCGATATCTGGATCTGGCTGGTGATTATTATGATTTGATTGAAAATGTCGAACTGCTTTCTATCAAGTTCAGGAAGTCCTGGTTGAGATTACGTGAATTAAATGAGGAAGCAGTCAAAAACAGGGAACAGGAAGATTATTTTCGTTTTCAACTCACGGAACTTAAAGCTCTGCAACTTGAAGAAGGAATCGATCAGAAGCTCGAATCGAGGATAAAAAAGATCGAGAATATACAAAGATTCAACACGAGTCTTGAAAAGAGCATTCAGAGCTTGGCGGAAGAGGATGGTTCTGTGATCGACCGTCTCTTTTCTGTTGAGAAGGAGATGGATTATCTTGGAAGATTAGATCCTGGTTTTCAGGAAATATCATCAAAGTTGGCCGATATTCGTATCTCACTACAGGAGATCTCAAGAGATCTTGAGAAAGAAAGCGCGGATGAAGAATTGCCAGGCGATCCACATGAACTTCAGCAGCATCTCGCCTCGATCCAGAGGGTCGAGAGAAAATATGGACTGGATAACAACGGGTTGATCCAGAAAAGAGATGAATTGGAGAGAATCCTTGCTTCCCTGAAGGAAGGATCATCCGACACTCTTTCTGTCAGAGGGGAACTGGATGAAATTAAGGTGTTGCTCATTCCTGCACTTGAAGCACTTAGTCGATCAAGAAAAGAATTTGCATCAAAACTTGATGACACGGTCAGTGCTGAGCTTAATGAACTTGGAATGGAGGGGGCGGTCTTCCGGACGCGCGTTGACAGACGGGAAATAAAAGCTTTCCTGAATGACTTTGATGAGCTAGATTTATCGACTGGAGGATGGGATGATGTGGAATTTATTATACGGACAAATGTTGGGGAGGATATCCATCCCCTCGCGGATGTTGCTTCTGGAGGTGAACTTTCCAGGGTGACGCTTGTGCTGAAGAACCTTCTTGTTCGGGAAAAGAGTATTCCGACTCTTGTTTTCGATGAGGTCGATTCGGGCCTGGGTGCGGATCTTGGCAAGGTGATAGCTGAGAAGATGAAGGAGCTTTCAACGAATTTTCAGATAATATGTATTACCCATCTTCCACAGGTTGCTGCCGCCGGAGAACAGCATGTGCTTATAAGTAAGGAAGTAAGAAACGGAAGGACGTCTTCGTCAGCCAGAGTGCTGAGCCGTAACGAGAGAAAGATCGAATTATCGAGGATGTTGGGTGGAAGTGCTGGATTAAGCGAGAAACTTGCGTCGGAACTTTTGAATTATGGTAAGAGCGCCCGTAGCTCAGCTGGATAG
- a CDS encoding NAD(+)/NADH kinase has translation MNIKRIGLAVNIFKKDIEEVLKAVVKAIPDGIDVVGMKEVSNIDYPERINVVEGFSECDVVITLGGDGTLLRASRLVENEETPLLGIRMRSLGFLTEDDAEKAMSELMTGEVMIQERMRLEISHIPANSETSTYTALNDVVVHGMGVSRVLHMNTLVGNVMLGEYLSDGVIISTPTGSTAYSLAAGGPIINPVTMEAIIVTPLCPHSLSVRPIVISSGEVLTIEVVEEGQETMVTVDGQQASRIQVGEKVVIRKSDKVTRLVTCKDYDFYDLVRRKLRWGGVLRKH, from the coding sequence TTGAATATCAAAAGGATCGGTCTGGCGGTAAATATTTTCAAGAAAGATATTGAGGAAGTCCTCAAGGCAGTCGTTAAAGCAATTCCTGATGGGATAGATGTCGTAGGCATGAAGGAAGTGTCCAATATCGATTATCCTGAAAGGATAAATGTCGTCGAAGGGTTTTCGGAGTGTGATGTCGTTATCACGCTGGGGGGCGATGGCACCCTCCTCAGAGCATCAAGGCTGGTCGAAAACGAAGAGACACCACTTCTTGGAATAAGGATGAGAAGTCTGGGGTTCCTGACTGAGGATGACGCGGAAAAAGCCATGTCTGAATTGATGACCGGAGAAGTGATGATCCAGGAGAGGATGCGCCTGGAGATCTCTCATATCCCTGCCAATTCTGAAACCAGCACCTATACTGCTTTGAACGATGTTGTGGTCCACGGGATGGGAGTGTCGAGGGTTCTTCATATGAACACTCTTGTGGGGAATGTGATGCTCGGAGAGTATCTTTCAGACGGTGTGATAATATCTACTCCTACAGGATCGACTGCATATTCTCTGGCTGCTGGAGGCCCGATCATAAATCCTGTGACTATGGAGGCCATCATTGTGACTCCACTTTGCCCCCACTCACTTTCAGTAAGGCCGATAGTAATAAGCAGTGGTGAGGTCCTTACGATCGAGGTCGTAGAGGAAGGCCAGGAGACGATGGTGACTGTCGATGGGCAACAGGCATCCAGGATACAGGTAGGCGAAAAAGTTGTCATAAGAAAAAGTGATAAAGTAACAAGACTTGTTACATGCAAAGATTACGATTTTTATGATCTTGTAAGAAGGAAGCTGAGGTGGGGTGGTGTGCTCAGGAAGCACTGA